One Desulfofundulus luciae genomic window, AATCCCTTTAGCCGCCGGGCCGTCCGGGCCTCGCTACGGTCGGGAAACGAACGTCTATCCGGGCAATTAATTCGTGGTTATTTGAATTGGGGTTCTATGGTAAATAACGGTTTTGAAAGACCGAATGGAATTAAAATACGAATGGAATCAAAATATTATGTTAATAGAACTGTTTATATAGAGAAAAAATAACCTGGTGGGTGAAGTAAAATGACCAGCGGT contains:
- a CDS encoding DUF1848 family protein, coding for MLFNKPRIVSVSRRTDIPAFYGEWFMQRVRQRWAVSCNPFSRRAVRASLRSGNERLSGQLIRGYLNWGSMVNNGFERPNGIKIRMESKYYVNRTVYIEKK